The following coding sequences are from one Streptomyces venezuelae window:
- a CDS encoding cupin domain-containing protein gives MSVPLYVPAGEGEYVDIRDTKRTYLKLTTPDSDGEFGFFEHHMAPEAKGAAPHIHKQSTEMFYVVKGEIEFTIGDRKVVGEPGAFAYVPKGEPHGFTNRGTEDATLLIMFYPIYDREDYFRGLGRLTADGRNPSMEELREHMAKYDQFMV, from the coding sequence ATGTCCGTTCCGCTGTACGTCCCCGCAGGTGAAGGCGAATACGTCGACATCCGGGACACGAAGAGGACGTATCTGAAACTCACCACGCCCGACTCCGACGGGGAGTTCGGCTTCTTCGAGCACCACATGGCTCCGGAGGCGAAGGGCGCGGCCCCGCACATCCACAAGCAGTCCACGGAGATGTTCTACGTGGTCAAGGGCGAGATCGAGTTCACCATCGGGGACCGCAAGGTGGTCGGTGAGCCGGGCGCGTTCGCGTACGTCCCCAAGGGGGAGCCGCACGGCTTCACCAACCGGGGCACCGAGGACGCCACCCTGTTGATCATGTTCTACCCGATCTACGACCGTGAGGACTACTTCCGCGGACTGGGCCGGCTGACGGCCGACGGGCGCAATCCCAGCATGGAGGAGCTGCGCGAACACATGGCGAAGTACGACCAGTTCATGGTCTGA
- a CDS encoding maleylpyruvate isomerase family mycothiol-dependent enzyme: protein MEISEHIQIVADEGRLLARAAAEAGTDAKVPTCPDWQVRDLLRHVGMVHRWAAAFLAERRTSYQLGGELPDLDGDALVEWFREGHAALVATLESAPPDVECWTFLPAPSSLAFWARRQANETTVHRVDAESARGGTPSPLDAAFAVDGIEELLFGFHARDKSRVRSVTPRALRVRATDGPTWTVRLTDGPPAAEHGATAPADCEVSGPAARLYLALWNRLPFPEVTGDTALAALWRERSAIVMG, encoded by the coding sequence ATGGAGATTTCCGAGCACATTCAAATAGTTGCCGACGAGGGCCGGTTGCTGGCCCGTGCCGCCGCCGAGGCGGGGACCGACGCCAAGGTGCCGACCTGTCCCGACTGGCAGGTACGGGACCTGTTGCGGCACGTCGGGATGGTTCACCGCTGGGCCGCCGCGTTCCTCGCCGAGCGGCGCACCTCGTATCAGCTCGGCGGCGAACTCCCCGACCTGGACGGCGACGCCCTCGTCGAGTGGTTCCGCGAGGGCCACGCCGCTCTCGTCGCGACGCTCGAATCGGCTCCGCCGGACGTCGAGTGCTGGACCTTCCTGCCCGCGCCCTCCTCGCTGGCCTTCTGGGCCCGGCGGCAGGCGAACGAGACGACCGTCCATCGCGTGGACGCCGAGTCCGCGCGTGGGGGTACGCCGTCGCCGCTGGACGCTGCCTTCGCCGTGGACGGGATCGAGGAGCTGCTGTTCGGCTTCCACGCGCGCGACAAGAGCCGCGTGCGCAGTGTGACCCCGCGGGCGCTGCGGGTGCGGGCCACGGACGGGCCGACCTGGACCGTGCGCCTCACCGACGGGCCCCCGGCCGCCGAGCACGGCGCGACGGCGCCCGCCGACTGCGAGGTGTCGGGACCCGCGGCGCGCCTCTACCTGGCGCTGTGGAACCGGCTGCCGTTCCCGGAGGTGACGGGCGACACCGCACTGGCGGCGCTGTGGCGGGAGAGGTCCGCCATCGTCATGGGGTGA
- a CDS encoding MarR family winged helix-turn-helix transcriptional regulator, with amino-acid sequence MAAKTAEQGLDEREQGLVQQWRGILAVHARTLCELDRELHPHGLGASDFEVLDVLAEGSSDDGGCTFRVQEISAQVHLSQSALSRLIGRLEKDGLVERGMCSEDRRGVRVSLTDKGRALHQEVRPLQRAVLGRMLGSSAI; translated from the coding sequence ATGGCGGCGAAAACGGCCGAGCAGGGGCTCGACGAGCGCGAGCAGGGGCTCGTGCAGCAATGGCGCGGCATCCTCGCGGTGCATGCGCGCACCCTGTGCGAGCTCGACCGGGAGCTGCACCCGCACGGTCTGGGCGCGAGCGACTTCGAGGTCCTCGACGTGCTGGCCGAGGGTTCCTCGGACGACGGTGGATGTACGTTCCGCGTGCAGGAGATCTCCGCGCAGGTCCACCTGAGCCAGAGCGCGCTCTCCCGTCTCATCGGGCGCCTCGAGAAGGACGGCCTCGTGGAGCGCGGGATGTGCAGCGAGGACCGTCGCGGCGTACGCGTCTCCCTCACCGACAAGGGTCGCGCACTGCACCAGGAGGTGCGGCCGCTGCAGCGGGCCGTCCTCGGGCGGATGCTCGGCAGTTCCGCGATCTGA